A window of the Synechococcus sp. LTW-R genome harbors these coding sequences:
- a CDS encoding phycobilisome rod-core linker polypeptide produces the protein MTTATLTCPANQDRSQADDVLRAAYRQVFGNRYLMELDVQPSIEALFMNGDLTVQGLVTALAQSETYRRLYLETNSPYRFVELNFKHLLGRPPRDQAEVSEHVRRLADQGFEAEIASYIYSDEYLNNFGIDGVPFARTATSVVGESTLAYQRTQAMDPGYAGFDTNGASVLQTSVASSTNPTAAGARKVVGGGERFTISWTSRLQLGSVRRSAQRSVVSYGSLSKTIQSIQAQGGRILFIANA, from the coding sequence ATGACAACCGCCACACTCACCTGCCCAGCCAATCAAGACCGCAGCCAAGCCGACGACGTTCTCCGTGCCGCCTACCGCCAAGTTTTCGGCAACCGCTACCTGATGGAGCTTGACGTTCAGCCCTCGATCGAGGCGCTGTTCATGAATGGCGACCTGACCGTGCAGGGTTTGGTCACAGCTCTTGCCCAGTCGGAGACGTACCGCCGCCTCTATTTGGAAACCAACAGCCCCTACCGATTCGTCGAGCTGAATTTCAAGCACTTGCTGGGCCGTCCACCTCGCGATCAAGCCGAAGTCAGCGAGCACGTTCGTCGCCTCGCCGACCAGGGTTTTGAAGCGGAGATCGCGAGCTACATCTACAGCGATGAATACCTGAACAATTTCGGTATCGACGGTGTTCCCTTTGCTCGTACAGCGACAAGCGTTGTGGGAGAAAGCACTTTGGCATACCAGCGCACCCAAGCCATGGATCCGGGATACGCCGGGTTTGATACCAATGGCGCTTCCGTCTTGCAAACGAGCGTCGCTTCTTCGACCAACCCCACCGCAGCCGGTGCCCGCAAGGTCGTGGGTGGTGGTGAACGCTTCACCATTTCCTGGACCTCCCGGCTGCAGCTGGGAAGCGTGCGTCGCTCTGCGCAGCGTTCGGTTGTGAGCTACGGCTCCTTATCGAAAACCATCCAAAGCATCCAAGCCCAGGGTGGCCGCATTCTTTTTATTGCGAACGCTTAA